One Gordonia zhaorongruii DNA segment encodes these proteins:
- a CDS encoding WhiB family transcriptional regulator, giving the protein MDWRHKAICRDEDPELFFPVGTSGPAIAQVADAKIVCQRCPVTADCLAWALETGQDAGVWGGMSEDERRALKRRNARTRARSVV; this is encoded by the coding sequence ATGGACTGGCGCCATAAGGCCATCTGCCGCGACGAGGATCCCGAACTGTTCTTCCCGGTGGGAACCAGCGGTCCCGCGATCGCCCAGGTCGCAGACGCCAAGATCGTCTGCCAGCGCTGCCCGGTGACCGCAGACTGCCTCGCATGGGCACTCGAGACCGGCCAGGACGCCGGCGTCTGGGGTGGCATGAGCGAGGACGAGCGTCGCGCGCTCAAGCGCCGCAACGCACGCACCCGTGCCCGCAGCGTCGTCTGA
- a CDS encoding sensor histidine kinase: MATLTDLLAEHTTLSDGAAAHLQRLVAEWQLLADLSFADYLLAVSGEDGNLVYVAQSRPNTASTVFQQDEVGHRVDRPASPQGANPVIEQALASGRIEREGIATRFGNLLVDRIAVPVTFDGQVIGVLGRAADASDIRPASPLEAAYRDAAQALCEMVVEGTFPLDEANTLGLSTPRAGDGFVRVDPQGRVVYASPNALSAVHRMGWNTDLSGVVIADTLAELLTDPFESVDAAAMIEHAAGGRDDAALPGPLIAMRMELDARRASVLIRAVPLRSRARSQGAVLLIRDVTEVKRRDLALISKDATIREIHHRVKNNLQSVSALLRLQARRSGNAETRQALSEAVRRVSSIALVHEMLSGSVDEEVDLDAIVDRVATSLVDVTIPDGGGERVEIRRDNRLGVLSADLAMPLVMVLTEVLQNSIEHGFTSGQRGAMIVIDCHRDVRSVTVRVTDNGKGLPDGFDIAASDRLGLQIVRTLVSNDLRGSIDIGPAVGGPGTRVELEIPLH; this comes from the coding sequence GTGGCGACTCTCACCGACCTCCTCGCTGAGCACACCACCCTGTCGGACGGGGCGGCGGCGCATCTGCAGCGACTCGTCGCCGAATGGCAGCTGCTGGCCGATCTGTCGTTCGCCGACTACCTGCTCGCCGTCAGCGGCGAGGACGGCAACCTGGTGTACGTGGCCCAGTCGCGGCCGAACACGGCGTCCACGGTGTTCCAGCAGGACGAGGTGGGGCACCGGGTTGACCGGCCGGCCAGTCCGCAGGGCGCGAATCCGGTGATCGAGCAGGCGCTCGCCAGCGGACGGATCGAGCGCGAGGGTATCGCCACCCGCTTCGGCAACCTGCTCGTCGATCGCATCGCGGTGCCCGTGACGTTCGACGGCCAGGTGATCGGGGTACTCGGACGGGCGGCCGACGCCTCGGATATCCGGCCGGCCTCCCCGCTGGAAGCCGCCTACCGCGATGCGGCGCAGGCCTTGTGCGAGATGGTCGTGGAGGGGACCTTCCCACTCGACGAGGCGAACACGCTCGGCCTGTCCACCCCACGCGCGGGTGACGGATTCGTGCGCGTGGACCCGCAGGGCCGAGTGGTCTACGCGAGTCCCAACGCGCTGTCCGCGGTGCACCGCATGGGCTGGAACACCGACCTGTCCGGCGTGGTGATCGCCGACACGTTGGCCGAACTGCTGACCGACCCGTTCGAGTCGGTCGATGCCGCTGCGATGATCGAGCACGCGGCTGGAGGGCGGGACGACGCAGCGCTGCCGGGCCCGCTCATCGCGATGCGCATGGAACTCGACGCCCGACGTGCCAGTGTGCTGATCCGGGCGGTGCCCCTCCGGTCACGTGCGCGGTCGCAGGGGGCGGTGCTGCTGATCCGTGACGTGACCGAGGTGAAACGCCGCGACCTCGCGCTCATAAGCAAGGACGCCACGATCCGGGAGATCCATCACCGGGTGAAGAACAACCTCCAGAGCGTGTCGGCCCTCCTGCGTCTGCAGGCGCGCCGATCAGGCAACGCAGAGACCAGACAGGCACTGTCCGAGGCCGTCCGACGGGTCTCGTCGATCGCTTTGGTCCACGAGATGCTGTCCGGAAGCGTGGACGAGGAAGTGGATCTCGATGCCATCGTCGATCGTGTCGCCACCTCCCTCGTCGACGTGACGATCCCCGACGGCGGCGGTGAACGCGTGGAGATCCGCCGGGACAACCGTCTCGGGGTGCTGAGCGCGGATCTGGCGATGCCGTTGGTGATGGTGCTGACCGAAGTGCTCCAGAACTCCATCGAGCACGGGTTCACGTCCGGTCAGCGGGGCGCGATGATCGTGATCGACTGCCACCGCGATGTCCGGTCGGTCACCGTGCGCGTCACCGACAACGGCAAGGGGCTACCCGACGGCTTCGACATCGCCGCATCCGATCGGCTGGGACTTCAGATCGTCCGCACCCTGGTCTCCAACGACCTGCGAGGCAGTATCGACATCGGACCGGCCGTCGGTGGGCCCGGTACGCGGGTCGAACTGGAGATCCCGCTGCACTGA
- a CDS encoding biotin/lipoyl-binding carrier protein — protein MPEDVVAEIVATVLEISVEAGQQVAVGDTLVLLESMKMEIPVVAEDPGTIGEVRVTVGEVIQAGHTIATYQA, from the coding sequence ATGCCTGAAGACGTCGTCGCTGAAATCGTCGCCACCGTCCTCGAGATCTCCGTGGAGGCCGGCCAGCAGGTCGCAGTCGGCGACACCCTGGTTCTCCTCGAGTCGATGAAGATGGAGATTCCGGTGGTCGCGGAGGACCCGGGCACCATCGGCGAGGTGCGGGTGACGGTGGGCGAAGTGATCCAGGCGGGTCACACCATCGCCACCTACCAGGCCTGA
- a CDS encoding 50S ribosomal protein bL37: MGKRGRKKRSRKKNAANHGKRPNA; the protein is encoded by the coding sequence ATGGGTAAGCGCGGACGTAAGAAGCGCAGCCGCAAGAAGAATGCTGCCAACCACGGCAAGCGTCCCAACGCCTGA
- the rsrA gene encoding mycothiol system anti-sigma-R factor has product MSNETVRPDSSDDPFEQLDCTAVIADIWLLLDNECDTGARARLQGHLDGCPSCLEHYGVQRQLKELVSRKCGGDAAPESLRERLRVEIRRSVTITQTSVRRDLG; this is encoded by the coding sequence ATGAGCAACGAGACGGTCCGCCCCGATTCCTCCGACGACCCGTTCGAGCAGCTCGACTGCACCGCGGTGATCGCCGACATCTGGCTGCTCCTCGACAACGAGTGCGACACCGGTGCCCGCGCTCGGCTCCAGGGTCACCTCGACGGTTGCCCGTCGTGCTTGGAGCATTACGGGGTCCAACGGCAGCTCAAGGAACTCGTATCCCGCAAGTGCGGTGGCGACGCTGCACCAGAGAGTCTGCGTGAGCGGCTGCGGGTGGAGATCCGCCGATCGGTGACGATCACGCAGACGAGCGTGCGTCGCGACCTCGGCTAG
- a CDS encoding sigma-70 family RNA polymerase sigma factor encodes MAWPDGGDVDLIDQASSEGDSVSDTHVQSESVQPESAKQETPAELSERFERDALPLLDQLYGGALRMTRNPADAEDLVQETYVKAFSAFSSFRAGTNLKAWMYRILTNTYINSYRKKQRQPAQYPTDEITDWQLAATAEHTSTGLRSAEIEALDAMPDEKIKNALAQLPEDFRMAVYYADVEGLPYKEIAEIMDTPIGTVMSRLHRGRRQLRDLLADVAHERGIGRTGEVVR; translated from the coding sequence ATCGCCTGGCCCGACGGCGGCGACGTAGACTTGATCGATCAGGCTTCCAGTGAAGGGGACTCCGTGTCGGACACACACGTCCAATCTGAATCGGTCCAGCCAGAGTCGGCGAAACAGGAGACTCCGGCGGAACTCAGTGAGCGGTTCGAGCGCGACGCGCTGCCATTGCTCGATCAGCTGTACGGCGGTGCGCTGCGCATGACGCGCAACCCCGCGGACGCCGAGGATCTCGTGCAGGAGACGTACGTCAAGGCTTTCTCCGCGTTCTCGTCGTTCCGGGCAGGCACCAACTTGAAGGCGTGGATGTACCGCATCCTCACCAACACGTACATCAACTCGTATCGCAAGAAGCAGCGCCAGCCTGCGCAGTACCCGACGGATGAGATCACCGACTGGCAGCTCGCCGCGACGGCCGAGCACACGTCGACCGGTCTGCGTTCGGCGGAGATCGAAGCCCTCGACGCGATGCCGGACGAGAAGATCAAGAACGCACTGGCGCAACTGCCCGAAGACTTCCGCATGGCCGTGTACTACGCGGACGTGGAAGGTCTGCCCTACAAGGAGATCGCCGAGATCATGGACACTCCGATCGGAACCGTGATGTCCCGACTGCACCGTGGCCGGCGCCAGCTGCGCGACCTGCTCGCCGACGTCGCGCACGAGCGTGGCATCGGCCGGACCGGAGAGGTGGTCCGATGA
- a CDS encoding SOS response-associated peptidase, whose product MCGRYAVTTDPARLAAEIDARNEVSDPDTAERLAEGNYNVAPTSTVMTVVQRHDHGQRDSGQRDRSGSRDDSGSRDSSAEADEATRRVRAMRWGLVPPWTKELGKGPLLFNARAETVGSKPAFRSSLKGKRCLVPMDGWYEWKPGPEGANGKPTKVPYFMSPDDGSRLFMAGLWAAWRPTAAREAGDDSAWVSSTTIITTDAVGSLTDIHHRMPLIMPHENWDAWLDPDAPPDPALLAPPAAELVERIGIREVAPLVNRVTNNGPELLEPV is encoded by the coding sequence ATGTGCGGACGCTATGCAGTGACCACCGACCCGGCGCGGCTGGCAGCCGAGATCGATGCTCGGAACGAGGTCAGCGACCCCGACACCGCGGAGCGGCTCGCCGAGGGGAACTACAACGTCGCGCCCACCAGCACCGTGATGACCGTCGTGCAACGTCACGACCATGGACAACGAGACAGCGGACAACGAGACCGAAGCGGATCGCGCGACGACAGCGGATCACGCGACTCCTCAGCCGAGGCGGATGAGGCGACGCGCCGCGTCCGCGCCATGCGCTGGGGTCTGGTGCCGCCGTGGACCAAGGAACTGGGCAAGGGGCCGCTGCTGTTCAACGCGCGGGCCGAGACCGTCGGGTCCAAGCCCGCGTTCCGCAGCTCGTTGAAGGGCAAGCGCTGCCTGGTCCCGATGGACGGCTGGTACGAGTGGAAGCCGGGCCCGGAGGGAGCGAACGGCAAGCCGACGAAGGTCCCGTACTTCATGTCACCGGACGACGGCTCGCGGCTGTTCATGGCCGGCCTGTGGGCGGCGTGGCGGCCGACGGCGGCCCGCGAGGCGGGCGACGATTCGGCGTGGGTGTCGAGCACCACCATCATCACCACCGATGCGGTCGGTTCGCTGACCGACATCCATCACCGGATGCCGCTGATCATGCCGCACGAGAACTGGGACGCCTGGCTCGATCCGGATGCGCCGCCCGACCCGGCTCTGCTCGCGCCGCCCGCCGCCGAACTCGTCGAACGTATCGGGATCCGTGAGGTCGCCCCGCTGGTCAACCGGGTGACCAACAACGGACCGGAGCTACTCGAGCCGGTCTAG